From a single Rodentibacter sp. JRC1 genomic region:
- a CDS encoding siderophore ABC transporter substrate-binding protein: MKKTFSTLALSVLAFIGVNAANAADITVENFAGKQIVPQSPQKVVVLDFGAADTIRALGAADKIVGFPQSGKIPSYLAEFANEKFKNVGNLKEQSLEKINDIAPDLIIASKRQEKMVDKFKEIAPVFFIDNDYKNYYDSFQQNVLALGKIFDKESIAKEKLKALDMVVSQVAKDAKDKTALLVLVNESKISAFGDGSRYGMVYQKYGFQQIDPTIKSSTHGQSVGFEYILEKNPDFLLVVDRTAAITEKANNAQKVLDNDIIKQTKAYKNGHIVYLDAANWYLAFGGLESMEIISKELDSAVRK; encoded by the coding sequence ATGAAAAAAACATTTTCCACTTTAGCTCTATCCGTTTTGGCATTTATCGGGGTGAATGCCGCCAATGCGGCAGATATCACCGTTGAAAATTTTGCCGGTAAGCAAATTGTTCCGCAAAGCCCGCAAAAAGTCGTGGTACTTGATTTTGGTGCGGCAGATACGATTCGTGCATTAGGCGCTGCGGATAAAATTGTCGGTTTTCCGCAAAGTGGCAAGATTCCGAGTTATCTTGCGGAATTTGCTAATGAAAAATTCAAAAATGTAGGCAATTTGAAGGAACAATCCTTAGAAAAAATTAACGATATCGCACCGGATTTAATTATTGCATCAAAACGCCAAGAAAAGATGGTGGATAAATTTAAAGAAATCGCTCCGGTTTTTTTCATTGATAATGACTACAAAAACTACTACGACAGTTTTCAACAAAATGTGCTTGCACTGGGAAAAATTTTTGATAAGGAATCCATCGCAAAAGAAAAATTAAAAGCCTTAGATATGGTGGTAAGCCAAGTGGCTAAGGATGCGAAAGATAAGACCGCACTGCTTGTTTTAGTGAATGAAAGCAAAATAAGCGCCTTTGGTGACGGTTCCCGCTACGGTATGGTGTACCAAAAATACGGTTTCCAACAAATTGATCCTACGATTAAATCTTCTACTCATGGTCAAAGTGTCGGATTTGAATATATTTTAGAAAAAAATCCTGATTTCTTATTGGTTGTGGATCGTACCGCTGCAATTACGGAAAAAGCCAATAATGCACAAAAAGTACTGGATAACGACATCATTAAACAAACTAAAGCTTATAAAAACGGACATATCGTTTATTTAGATGCGGCAAATTGGTATCTTGCTTTTGGCGGATTAGAATCAATGGAAATCATTTCAAAAGAATTAGATAGTGCCGTTCGTAAATAA
- the hfq gene encoding RNA chaperone Hfq, with translation MAKGQSLQDPYLNALRRERIPVSIYLVNGIKLQGQIESFDQFVILLKNTVNQMVYKHAISTVVPARSVSHHNNHHNAQAATEVAEETEAQSE, from the coding sequence ATGGCTAAAGGACAATCTTTACAAGATCCTTATTTGAATGCTCTACGTCGCGAGCGTATTCCAGTGTCGATTTATCTCGTGAACGGGATCAAATTACAAGGTCAAATCGAATCGTTCGATCAATTCGTGATTTTATTGAAGAACACCGTAAACCAAATGGTGTATAAACACGCCATTTCTACTGTGGTTCCTGCGCGTTCTGTATCCCATCACAATAATCATCACAATGCTCAAGCGGCAACAGAGGTGGCGGAAGAAACCGAAGCCCAAAGCGAATAA
- a CDS encoding iron chelate uptake ABC transporter family permease subunit codes for MYKKSSYQLITLVILALISTALYLGYALPTRWQYALENRSLSLLAIIITGAAIALATMIFQTVVNNRILTPSILGLDSLYLLIQTGIIFLFGSSAFLSINSMALFVICTGAMMLFSLLLYHFLLKKESQNIFFLLLVGIVFGTFFGSLTTFMEVLIDPNEFQIVQDIGFASFNRINTHILWIALAILIGAILFSLPYWRYFDVLALGRENAINLGIDYQQITKTLLILVAVLISVSTALVGPLTFLGLLVMNLTFEFIRDYRHKVLIPAAMLISIITLVLGQFLVTQIFTFRTTLSIIVNFVGGVYFIYLLLRTNKK; via the coding sequence ATGTATAAAAAATCTTCCTATCAATTAATCACGCTTGTGATTTTAGCCCTAATTTCGACCGCACTTTATTTAGGTTATGCCTTGCCGACCCGTTGGCAATACGCATTGGAAAACCGTAGTCTTTCGCTTTTAGCGATTATTATTACCGGCGCAGCCATTGCGCTTGCTACAATGATTTTCCAAACCGTAGTGAATAACCGAATCCTTACACCGAGTATTTTAGGGTTGGATTCGCTCTATTTATTAATTCAGACCGGTATTATTTTTTTGTTTGGTTCAAGTGCGTTCTTGTCCATAAATTCAATGGCTTTATTTGTGATTTGTACCGGTGCGATGATGTTGTTTTCTTTATTGCTTTATCATTTCTTGTTAAAAAAAGAATCTCAAAATATTTTCTTTTTGTTGTTGGTCGGGATTGTATTCGGCACTTTTTTTGGCAGTTTAACCACGTTTATGGAAGTGTTGATTGATCCGAATGAATTCCAGATTGTACAAGATATCGGCTTTGCGAGTTTCAACCGAATTAATACGCATATTTTATGGATAGCATTAGCCATTTTGATTGGAGCGATTTTATTCAGTCTACCTTATTGGCGCTATTTTGATGTTTTAGCATTAGGCCGTGAAAATGCGATTAATCTTGGCATTGATTACCAACAGATCACGAAAACATTGTTAATTTTGGTGGCGGTTTTAATCTCTGTTTCAACCGCCCTTGTGGGGCCGCTGACTTTTCTTGGTTTGTTGGTGATGAATCTTACCTTTGAATTTATTCGCGATTATCGCCACAAAGTGTTGATTCCGGCGGCGATGTTAATTTCCATCATCACTTTGGTGCTTGGTCAATTTTTGGTAACGCAAATTTTCACTTTCCGCACGACATTGAGCATAATCGTTAATTTTGTGGGCGGCGTGTATTTCATTTATCTTTTATTAAGAACAAACAAAAAATAG
- a CDS encoding ABC transporter ATP-binding protein: MAIEVRNISKSYSGKKVVDNVSLTIPKGKITSFIGPNGAGKSTLLSIISRLLSADCGEIYLNNELLNSKKSNDIAKQLAILKQSNNINLRLTIEELVAFGRFPYSKGNLTEIDRTFIDNSIRYMDLDDIRHQYIDSLSGGQRQRAYIAMTLAQDTDYILLDEPLNNLDMKHSVQIMQVLRKLVNELNKTVVIVIHDINFASCYSDYIIAMKNGRLVQQGEVNHIMQSSVLKEIYDMDIPIQEIDDHKIAVYFRHN, from the coding sequence ATGGCGATTGAAGTTAGAAATATAAGTAAAAGTTATAGCGGAAAGAAGGTGGTAGATAATGTTTCTCTCACTATCCCTAAAGGCAAAATTACGTCTTTTATCGGACCAAACGGCGCAGGAAAAAGTACCCTGTTGTCTATCATCAGCCGTTTACTTTCGGCAGACTGTGGCGAGATTTATTTAAACAATGAGTTGCTGAATAGCAAAAAAAGTAATGATATTGCTAAGCAACTGGCTATTTTGAAACAATCCAACAATATTAATTTACGATTGACGATTGAGGAACTGGTGGCATTCGGGCGTTTTCCCTATTCCAAAGGAAACTTGACGGAAATTGACCGCACTTTTATTGATAATTCAATTCGTTATATGGATCTTGACGATATTCGCCATCAGTATATCGATAGCCTGAGCGGGGGACAACGCCAACGAGCTTATATTGCTATGACGCTGGCGCAAGATACGGACTATATTTTGCTGGATGAGCCTCTCAATAACCTTGATATGAAACATTCCGTACAAATTATGCAGGTATTACGTAAGCTGGTAAATGAATTGAATAAGACTGTGGTGATTGTCATTCACGATATTAATTTTGCTTCCTGTTATTCCGATTACATCATCGCGATGAAAAACGGACGTTTAGTACAGCAAGGGGAGGTCAATCACATTATGCAATCCTCTGTTTTAAAAGAAATTTATGATATGGATATTCCTATTCAGGAAATCGATGATCATAAAATTGCCGTTTATTTTAGACACAACTAG
- a CDS encoding ABC transporter permease yields the protein MIKRRYLIFLLFVLSVVSLFLGVSSVNLQGLLNFEGNQWQIFAISRVPRLISILIAGASLGICGLVMQQLSRNRFVSPTTAGTMDSARLGILIVMLFFPSASMLLKTGIAVAVSFLGTLLFMLILSHLKFKDTIFVPLVGIMFGNIISAITAFIAYQQDVLQNLSGWLQGDFSLVMAGRYELLYFSIPMLAIAYLFANRFSIVGMGKDFAVNLGLNYNLVLYVGLLIVSVVSSIIIISVGVIPFLGLIIPNIVTLYLGDNLKKVLSHTALLGAIFVLFCDILGRAVIYPYEISINVVVGVFGSGIFLFLLLKRYRNV from the coding sequence ATGATCAAGCGACGTTATCTGATTTTTCTTCTCTTTGTACTTTCGGTTGTTTCACTTTTCCTCGGTGTAAGCTCTGTTAATTTACAGGGATTACTCAATTTTGAAGGCAATCAATGGCAGATTTTTGCTATAAGCCGCGTGCCTCGATTAATCAGTATTTTGATTGCCGGTGCCTCTTTGGGTATCTGCGGCTTGGTTATGCAGCAGTTAAGCAGAAACCGTTTTGTTTCTCCCACAACAGCAGGTACGATGGACAGTGCCCGTCTCGGTATTTTGATCGTAATGCTATTTTTTCCTTCGGCTTCAATGCTGCTGAAAACCGGTATTGCCGTTGCGGTGTCCTTTCTAGGTACATTGTTGTTTATGCTTATTCTTTCCCATTTGAAATTTAAAGATACGATTTTTGTGCCGCTTGTGGGGATTATGTTTGGCAATATTATTAGTGCGATTACAGCTTTTATCGCTTATCAGCAAGATGTGTTACAAAATCTTTCCGGCTGGTTACAAGGGGATTTTTCATTAGTGATGGCAGGGCGGTATGAATTACTTTACTTCAGTATTCCTATGTTGGCGATTGCTTATTTATTTGCTAATCGTTTTTCTATTGTGGGAATGGGCAAGGATTTTGCCGTAAATTTAGGTTTAAATTATAACTTGGTATTGTATGTCGGCTTGTTAATTGTGTCGGTTGTTTCATCTATCATTATTATTTCAGTAGGTGTGATCCCGTTTCTTGGGCTGATTATTCCCAACATAGTTACGCTTTATCTAGGCGATAATCTAAAAAAGGTGCTTTCTCATACTGCTTTGCTCGGTGCCATATTTGTTTTGTTTTGCGATATTTTAGGAAGGGCGGTGATTTACCCTTATGAAATATCCATTAATGTGGTCGTGGGAGTATTTGGTAGTGGGATTTTCTTATTCTTATTGTTGAAGCGGTACCGAAATGTATAA
- the rluC gene encoding 23S rRNA pseudouridine(955/2504/2580) synthase RluC, translating into MMKQKEKVINSAVKQLTISEDEAGQRIDNYLLAKLKGVPKSLIYRIVRKGEVRVNKGRIKPEYKLQAGDVVRIPPVRISEKNDTPVSKNLNKVAALENQILFEDDCLIVLNKPSGIAVHGGSGLNFGVIEALRALRPEARFLELVHRLDRDTSGILLIAKKRSALRHLHEQLRLKTVQKDYLALVRGQWQSHVKVIQAPLLKNELSGGERIVRVSEQGKPSETRFSIEERYPNATLVKASPVTGRTHQIRVHAQYAAHPIALDDKYGDKDFDTQMQTLGLNRLFLHACSIRFEHPKTGETLRFNAQLDEKMKAILKKLRESKSK; encoded by the coding sequence ATGATGAAACAAAAAGAAAAAGTCATCAATTCGGCGGTAAAACAGCTGACAATCAGTGAAGATGAAGCAGGCCAACGCATTGATAATTATTTATTGGCAAAACTGAAAGGGGTACCGAAAAGTTTGATTTATCGTATTGTGCGAAAAGGCGAAGTACGCGTGAATAAAGGACGTATTAAGCCGGAATATAAATTACAGGCAGGCGATGTTGTACGCATACCGCCTGTTCGCATATCGGAAAAAAATGACACGCCCGTTTCTAAAAATTTAAATAAAGTCGCCGCACTTGAAAACCAAATCCTATTTGAAGATGATTGTTTGATCGTTTTAAATAAACCTTCAGGCATTGCCGTGCATGGCGGCAGCGGCTTAAATTTCGGTGTGATTGAAGCATTGCGTGCATTACGCCCCGAAGCCCGTTTTTTAGAATTGGTACATCGTTTGGATCGTGATACATCGGGAATTTTACTAATTGCGAAAAAACGCTCTGCGTTACGTCATCTGCATGAGCAACTACGATTAAAAACCGTACAAAAAGATTACTTAGCTTTGGTTCGGGGACAATGGCAATCTCATGTAAAAGTGATACAAGCGCCACTATTAAAAAATGAGCTTTCCGGAGGCGAACGCATTGTACGTGTGAGTGAGCAGGGTAAGCCCTCCGAAACCCGTTTTTCTATTGAAGAACGTTATCCTAACGCCACCTTGGTCAAGGCTTCTCCGGTAACAGGTCGTACTCACCAAATCCGTGTACACGCCCAGTATGCCGCTCATCCTATCGCTTTAGACGATAAATACGGTGATAAAGATTTTGATACACAGATGCAAACCTTGGGCTTAAATCGCTTGTTCTTACATGCCTGTTCAATTCGTTTTGAACACCCGAAAACAGGGGAAACGCTCCGTTTCAATGCCCAACTTGATGAAAAAATGAAGGCGATATTGAAAAAGTTACGAGAAAGCAAAAGCAAATAG
- a CDS encoding sigma 54-interacting transcriptional regulator, translated as MISKFDPKYPFDCFVTHSETMKSAVENAQRFAMFDVPLLIQGETGTGKDLLAKACHHQSLRRENKFIAVNCAGLPDEDAESEMFGRKVGESETIGFFEYANEGTVLLDGIAELSLNLQAKLLRFLTDGSFRRVGEEKEHYANVRVICTSQVPLNQLVELGKVRADLFHRLNVLTVNVPPLRERVEDIQPLTEIFLQEISETLKTKTPTFDSDFLTYLQQYDWEGNVRELYNTLYRACSLAKDNRLSIESLSLTLPESAVISISEFENQTLEEIIGQYESKVLRMFYAEFPSTRKLAQRLGVSHTAIANKLKQYGIGKP; from the coding sequence ATGATCTCTAAATTTGATCCTAAATATCCTTTCGATTGCTTTGTTACTCATAGCGAGACGATGAAAAGTGCGGTAGAAAATGCGCAACGTTTTGCGATGTTTGACGTACCTTTGTTAATTCAAGGCGAAACCGGTACGGGTAAGGATTTGCTGGCAAAAGCCTGCCATCATCAAAGTTTGCGTAGAGAGAATAAATTTATCGCCGTAAATTGTGCCGGTTTACCGGACGAAGATGCCGAAAGTGAAATGTTCGGGCGAAAAGTGGGGGAGAGCGAAACTATCGGCTTTTTTGAATATGCTAATGAAGGTACGGTGTTACTGGATGGTATTGCCGAATTGTCGCTAAATCTGCAAGCAAAATTGCTCCGTTTTTTAACGGACGGTTCATTTCGCCGAGTGGGTGAAGAAAAAGAGCATTATGCTAATGTGCGGGTGATTTGTACTTCACAGGTGCCGCTAAATCAATTGGTTGAGTTGGGAAAGGTACGGGCGGATTTATTTCATCGTTTGAATGTGCTAACGGTTAATGTGCCGCCATTACGTGAGCGTGTGGAGGATATTCAACCTCTGACCGAAATTTTTCTGCAAGAAATCAGTGAAACCTTGAAAACAAAAACGCCGACCTTTGATTCGGATTTCCTCACTTATTTGCAACAATATGATTGGGAAGGTAATGTACGCGAACTTTATAACACGCTATATCGGGCTTGTTCTTTGGCAAAAGATAATCGCTTGAGTATTGAAAGTTTAAGTTTGACATTGCCGGAAAGTGCAGTCATTTCTATCAGTGAATTTGAAAACCAAACTTTAGAAGAAATTATCGGGCAATATGAATCCAAAGTACTTAGGATGTTTTATGCCGAATTTCCAAGTACAAGAAAACTGGCGCAACGATTGGGCGTTTCTCATACGGCGATTGCGAATAAATTGAAGCAGTATGGAATTGGAAAGCCATAA
- the hflX gene encoding ribosome rescue GTPase HflX — MDHQQTQSAVEISDEFSTALPSFKACKNINSSRDTAIVVQVFFSQNKNLDDLSEFLLLADSANVDVLEIVTANRTAPQAKYFVGEGKAQEIAASVEQYNADVILVNHQLTPAQTRNLESLCHCRVVDRTGVILDIFAQRARSHEGKLQVELAQLKHLSTRLVRRKTGLDQQKGAVGLRGPGETQLETDRRLIKVRIGQLQNRLAKVEKQRNQNRQTRQKADIPTISLVGYTNAGKSTLFNFITQANVYAADQLFATLDPTLRRLQIQDVGTTILADTVGFIRQLPHDLVSAFKSTLQETVEAALLLHVIDIADPRKSENIEAVNLVLEEIGADKIPTLLIYNKIDLLDDVPPHIEYDDENKPVAVYLSAQKGEGLNLLIEAIKVRLKNEIFSLNLTLQPHEGKLRHRLYQLDVVRGEQISEQGEFLLAIQIDKVEWLKLCKQFSGLLNVYSNLQAQEDE; from the coding sequence ATGGATCATCAACAAACTCAAAGTGCGGTTGAAATTTCAGATGAATTTTCAACCGCACTTCCCTCGTTTAAAGCCTGCAAAAACATAAATTCTTCACGCGATACCGCTATCGTCGTACAGGTTTTCTTTTCACAAAATAAAAATTTGGACGATCTGTCGGAATTTCTTTTACTTGCAGATTCTGCCAATGTTGATGTATTAGAAATCGTTACCGCCAACCGTACTGCGCCACAAGCAAAATATTTTGTGGGAGAAGGTAAAGCTCAAGAAATCGCCGCTTCGGTGGAACAATACAATGCAGATGTAATTTTAGTAAATCATCAACTTACACCGGCACAAACACGAAACTTAGAAAGTTTATGCCATTGTCGGGTAGTGGATCGTACCGGCGTTATTTTGGATATTTTCGCACAACGCGCCCGTTCCCATGAAGGAAAATTGCAAGTGGAACTGGCACAATTAAAGCATTTATCTACCCGATTGGTACGCCGTAAAACAGGGCTTGATCAACAAAAAGGCGCGGTGGGTTTGCGAGGCCCGGGTGAAACCCAATTGGAAACGGATCGCCGTCTCATTAAAGTGCGTATCGGGCAGTTGCAAAATCGCTTGGCGAAAGTGGAAAAGCAACGAAATCAAAATCGCCAAACACGCCAAAAAGCGGATATTCCGACCATTTCATTGGTCGGCTACACCAATGCCGGCAAATCTACGCTGTTTAATTTCATTACCCAAGCAAACGTCTATGCGGCAGATCAACTTTTTGCCACACTTGATCCCACCTTGCGCCGATTACAAATTCAAGATGTCGGCACCACGATTCTGGCAGATACGGTAGGGTTTATAAGACAGCTCCCGCATGATCTTGTTTCAGCTTTTAAATCCACCTTGCAGGAAACCGTAGAAGCCGCCTTGTTACTCCACGTAATTGATATAGCAGATCCGAGAAAATCGGAGAATATAGAAGCTGTCAATTTGGTGTTGGAAGAAATCGGGGCAGACAAAATCCCTACTTTGCTGATTTATAATAAAATTGATCTGTTGGACGATGTGCCACCCCATATCGAATATGATGATGAAAATAAACCGGTAGCCGTTTATCTTTCCGCCCAAAAAGGAGAGGGACTGAACTTACTCATTGAAGCGATTAAAGTGCGGTTAAAAAATGAGATATTTTCTCTCAATCTCACACTTCAACCGCACGAGGGAAAACTTCGTCATAGGCTGTATCAACTGGATGTCGTGCGTGGCGAGCAAATTTCAGAGCAAGGGGAATTTTTATTAGCGATACAGATCGACAAAGTGGAATGGCTGAAGTTGTGCAAACAATTCTCGGGACTTCTTAATGTCTATTCGAACTTACAAGCCCAAGAAGATGAATAA